The following coding sequences lie in one Myxococcus xanthus genomic window:
- the pdeM gene encoding ligase-associated DNA damage response endonuclease PdeM produces the protein MDARRCQVHIEGTLLELRPERALYWPDTGTLAVADLHWGKTESFQQHGIPLPTGVLEDDLARLSAALTTTGARRLLLLGDLIHSRQGLTPAVVERLAVWRESHASVECVLVRGNHDRHVKTLPDRWRLDVRESSIDEGPFHFAHHPEPVSGRYVWAGHLHPMVRLGGRSDTLRLPCFQVGRGVGVLPAFSAFTGGLNVSRRAGDRIFAVAGPAVVEV, from the coding sequence ATGGACGCGCGAAGATGCCAGGTCCACATAGAGGGCACCCTGCTGGAGCTGCGCCCGGAGCGCGCCCTGTACTGGCCCGACACCGGCACCCTGGCCGTGGCGGACCTGCACTGGGGCAAGACGGAGAGCTTCCAGCAGCACGGCATCCCCCTGCCCACGGGCGTGCTGGAGGACGACCTGGCCCGCCTGTCCGCGGCGCTCACCACCACCGGCGCCCGCCGCCTGCTCCTGCTGGGTGACCTCATCCACTCACGCCAGGGCCTCACCCCCGCCGTCGTGGAGCGGCTGGCGGTGTGGCGCGAGTCCCACGCGTCGGTGGAGTGCGTCCTGGTGCGGGGCAACCATGACCGGCATGTGAAGACGCTGCCCGACCGCTGGCGCCTGGACGTCCGCGAGTCCTCCATCGACGAAGGCCCCTTCCACTTCGCCCACCACCCGGAGCCCGTGTCAGGCCGCTATGTATGGGCAGGTCACCTCCACCCCATGGTGCGGCTGGGCGGAAGGAGCGACACACTGCGCCTTCCCTGCTTCCAGGTGGGACGCGGCGTGGGCGTACTTCCGGCCTTCAGCGCCTTCACGGGTGGACTCAACGTCTCCCGCCGCGCGGGCGATCGCATCTTCGCCGTCGCCGGCCCCGCAGTCGTCGAGGTGTAG
- a CDS encoding cytochrome c3 family protein, whose amino-acid sequence MSGPLFPRWTNTVSRLSAAALLAVPAIGIGGLMAYVRSPYVTGQQRPVEQPIEFDHRHHAGDEQIDCRYCHWSVEDSPSAGIPSTTVCMSCHAQVWNKSPYLTEVRKAFFSDQPIPWVRVHNLPDFVYFNHSIHVAKGVGCATCHGRVDQMAAVEQAAPLTMAWCLDCHRNPEPHLRPAEFITSMTWTPPEDKAKAAELGRQLAEAYDVHSRESCSTCHR is encoded by the coding sequence ATGAGCGGCCCTCTCTTCCCACGTTGGACGAACACGGTGTCGCGGCTGTCCGCCGCGGCGCTCCTTGCCGTGCCCGCCATCGGCATCGGCGGTCTCATGGCCTACGTGCGCTCGCCGTACGTCACTGGCCAGCAGCGGCCCGTTGAACAGCCGATCGAGTTCGATCACCGCCACCACGCGGGTGATGAGCAGATTGACTGTCGGTACTGCCACTGGTCGGTCGAGGATTCGCCCTCCGCGGGCATCCCCTCCACCACGGTGTGCATGTCCTGCCACGCACAGGTCTGGAACAAGAGCCCGTACCTCACCGAGGTCCGCAAGGCGTTCTTCTCCGACCAGCCCATCCCCTGGGTCCGCGTGCACAACCTGCCGGACTTCGTCTACTTCAACCACTCCATCCACGTGGCCAAGGGCGTTGGCTGCGCCACCTGCCACGGCCGCGTCGACCAGATGGCCGCCGTGGAGCAGGCCGCGCCGCTCACCATGGCCTGGTGCCTGGATTGCCACCGCAATCCGGAGCCCCACCTGCGTCCGGCGGAGTTCATCACGTCCATGACGTGGACCCCGCCTGAAGACAAGGCCAAGGCCGCTGAGCTTGGCCGCCAGTTGGCAGAAGCGTACGACGTCCACTCGCGCGAGAGCTGCTCCACATGCCACCGATGA
- a CDS encoding ligase-associated DNA damage response exonuclease, with protein MVRLQTPRYLNGTLSAAPSAPLMTVTPQGLYCVPGGFHVDPWRPVDRALITHAHGDHARSGSRHYLGARAGKGLLHRRLGADATIDTLDYGERLSINGVTVSFHPAGHVLGSAQLRVEHGGETWVVSGDYKRAPDPTCAPFEVVPCHTFITEATFGLPIFRWDATEQVAEDILRWWDANRALGRAVVLFCYALGKAQRLLAELAKLTDRTVFVHGALHSLVDVYRDAGVRMLPTQWVSEVEKGTSFAGALVLAPPSASGSTWMRRFGDYETGFASGWMRVRGNRRRRGFDRGFVLSDHADWPDLLRTVKDTQAERVLVTHGYTEPLAHYLREQGVDATPLATPFEGEAEG; from the coding sequence GTGGTCCGGCTCCAGACCCCTCGCTATCTGAATGGGACTTTGAGTGCCGCTCCTTCCGCTCCATTGATGACGGTGACGCCTCAGGGGCTCTACTGCGTTCCCGGCGGCTTCCACGTCGACCCCTGGCGTCCGGTGGACCGGGCGCTCATCACCCACGCGCATGGTGACCACGCACGCAGTGGCAGCCGCCACTACCTGGGCGCCCGGGCAGGCAAGGGACTGCTGCACCGGAGATTGGGCGCGGACGCCACCATCGACACGCTCGACTACGGCGAACGGTTGAGCATCAACGGGGTCACCGTCAGCTTCCATCCCGCGGGCCACGTGCTGGGCAGCGCGCAGCTGCGCGTGGAGCACGGCGGTGAGACATGGGTCGTGTCCGGTGACTACAAGCGCGCGCCGGACCCTACGTGCGCGCCCTTCGAGGTCGTCCCCTGCCACACCTTCATCACCGAGGCGACGTTCGGCCTGCCCATCTTCCGCTGGGACGCGACGGAGCAGGTGGCCGAGGACATCCTGCGTTGGTGGGACGCCAACCGCGCGCTGGGCCGCGCGGTGGTGCTGTTCTGCTACGCGCTGGGCAAGGCGCAGCGGCTGCTCGCGGAGCTGGCGAAGCTGACCGACCGCACCGTGTTCGTCCACGGCGCCCTGCACTCCCTGGTGGACGTGTACCGGGACGCGGGCGTCCGCATGCTGCCCACGCAATGGGTGTCCGAGGTGGAGAAGGGCACCTCGTTCGCGGGAGCCCTGGTGCTGGCGCCGCCGAGCGCGAGCGGCTCCACGTGGATGCGCCGCTTCGGTGATTACGAAACCGGCTTCGCGTCCGGCTGGATGCGCGTTCGAGGCAACCGTCGTCGCCGGGGCTTCGACCGCGGCTTCGTGCTGTCGGACCACGCGGACTGGCCGGACCTGCTGCGCACGGTGAAGGACACCCAGGCGGAGCGCGTGCTGGTGACGCACGGCTACACCGAGCCGCTGGCCCACTACCTGCGCGAGCAGGGCGTGGACGCCACGCCCCTGGCCACGCCCTTCGAAGGCGAAGCGGAGGGCTGA
- a CDS encoding ligase-associated DNA damage response DEXH box helicase gives MPAGRPRSLRAQIAASRKALRATTEPPDAEAPCKPRRPRIQRASTRAQTNEPPLERLRGWFHAKGWTPYPFQEEAWAAHARGESGLIHVPTGAGKTYAAYLGPLAEVAAHGQPGLQLLYVTPLRAVSRDVEKALREPLAVLDADITVESRTGDTSSSVRQRQRERLPRVLITTPESLCVLLTHERAPELFASLRSVIVDEWHELLGSKRGSQLELALARLRHFAPGLRTWALSATLANLEEAARHAVGTGQTPTIVSAALGRPVIVETLLPESVDAFPWAGHLGFSMLARVGAWLDAERSTLIFTNTRSQAERWFEGLRFARPEWEHLIALHHGSIAREERERVESGLKEGSLRIVVCTSSLDLGVDFGPVERVVQVGSPKGIGRTMQRAGRSAHRPGATCHILFVPTHALELVEMAAAKDALLRREVEARTPPDKPLDVLAQHLVTCALGGGFTPDALRDEVRTAAAFAGLTDEEFGWTLSLVREGSPTLRAYPEFRRVVEHEGRCVVADARVARMHRLNIGTITSDAVVQLRYWSGGRLGSVEESYVSRLKPGDTFIFAGKKLEFSRIQDMTAYVRPAKTKVTQTPRWGGSRLPLSGSLAAAVRRTLDTARHGDVTSDELAAAWPVLDAQARLSRIPAADILLAETCQTRDGHHLFLYPFEGRLVHEGLAALLALRLTRLRKATFTLSVNDYGLELLTPTPFPFEEALHPALFTRERLEADVLESVNVGELSKRQFRDIARIAGLVLPGLPGARKSSRQVQASASLLHDVFIKYDPDNLLLVQARREVLEQQFEEGRLERTLERLQAAPLELIHVRRPTPLGFPLVVERISASLSSESLLERVERLKERWTREDARST, from the coding sequence ATGCCAGCGGGTAGACCCCGCTCGCTGCGGGCGCAGATTGCCGCCAGTCGCAAGGCCCTGCGCGCCACCACCGAGCCTCCGGACGCAGAGGCGCCGTGCAAGCCCAGGCGACCTCGCATCCAGCGCGCATCGACTCGAGCTCAAACGAATGAACCACCCCTGGAGCGGCTGCGCGGCTGGTTCCACGCGAAGGGGTGGACGCCCTATCCGTTTCAAGAAGAAGCCTGGGCCGCCCATGCGCGCGGCGAAAGCGGGCTCATCCACGTCCCCACCGGCGCGGGCAAGACATACGCGGCCTACCTGGGCCCGCTCGCGGAGGTGGCGGCGCATGGACAGCCAGGGCTTCAACTCCTCTACGTGACACCGCTGCGCGCGGTGTCCCGGGACGTGGAGAAGGCGTTGAGGGAGCCCCTCGCCGTGCTGGACGCGGACATCACCGTGGAGAGCCGCACCGGCGATACGTCCTCCTCGGTGCGCCAGCGTCAGCGGGAGCGCCTGCCGCGGGTGCTCATCACCACGCCGGAGTCGCTGTGCGTCCTACTCACGCATGAACGGGCCCCAGAGCTGTTCGCGTCTCTGCGCTCCGTCATCGTGGATGAATGGCACGAACTTCTCGGCTCCAAGCGGGGTTCGCAGTTGGAGCTGGCGCTGGCCCGCCTGCGCCACTTCGCGCCGGGCCTGCGCACCTGGGCGCTGTCCGCCACGCTGGCCAATCTGGAAGAGGCCGCCCGTCACGCCGTGGGCACCGGCCAGACGCCCACGATTGTGAGCGCGGCGTTGGGGCGGCCCGTCATTGTTGAGACACTGCTGCCCGAGTCCGTGGATGCGTTCCCCTGGGCGGGCCACCTGGGCTTCTCCATGCTGGCCCGCGTGGGCGCGTGGCTGGACGCGGAGCGCTCCACGCTCATCTTCACCAATACGCGCTCCCAAGCCGAGCGCTGGTTCGAAGGCCTGCGCTTCGCCCGTCCGGAGTGGGAGCACCTCATCGCGCTCCACCATGGCTCCATCGCGCGCGAGGAGCGCGAGCGCGTGGAGAGCGGCCTCAAGGAAGGCTCGCTGCGCATCGTGGTGTGCACCTCGTCGCTGGACCTGGGCGTGGACTTCGGCCCGGTGGAGCGCGTGGTGCAGGTGGGCAGCCCCAAGGGCATTGGCCGGACGATGCAGCGCGCGGGCCGCAGCGCCCACCGCCCGGGCGCCACCTGTCACATCCTCTTCGTCCCCACGCACGCGCTGGAGCTGGTGGAGATGGCCGCCGCCAAGGACGCGCTCCTGCGCCGCGAGGTAGAGGCCCGCACGCCTCCGGACAAGCCGCTGGACGTCCTGGCGCAGCACCTGGTGACGTGCGCGTTGGGCGGCGGCTTCACGCCCGACGCCCTGCGAGACGAGGTGCGCACCGCGGCGGCCTTCGCCGGCCTCACCGACGAGGAGTTCGGGTGGACATTATCCCTGGTCCGCGAAGGCAGCCCGACGCTGCGCGCCTACCCGGAGTTCCGGCGCGTGGTGGAGCACGAGGGCCGCTGCGTCGTCGCGGACGCGCGCGTGGCCCGCATGCACCGCCTCAACATCGGCACCATCACCTCCGACGCGGTGGTGCAGCTGCGCTACTGGAGCGGAGGGCGCCTGGGCAGCGTGGAGGAGTCCTACGTCAGCCGCCTCAAGCCGGGCGACACCTTCATCTTCGCGGGGAAGAAGCTGGAGTTCAGCCGCATCCAGGACATGACCGCCTACGTGCGGCCCGCGAAGACGAAGGTCACCCAGACGCCGCGCTGGGGCGGCAGCCGCCTGCCCTTGTCCGGCTCACTGGCCGCCGCCGTTCGGCGCACGCTGGACACCGCGCGCCACGGCGACGTCACGTCGGACGAACTGGCCGCGGCCTGGCCCGTGCTGGACGCGCAGGCCCGCCTGTCCCGCATCCCCGCGGCGGACATCCTGCTGGCGGAGACGTGCCAGACGCGCGACGGGCACCATCTCTTCCTCTATCCCTTTGAAGGGCGGTTGGTGCACGAAGGACTGGCGGCGCTGCTGGCACTGCGGCTGACGCGCCTGCGCAAGGCCACCTTCACCCTGTCGGTGAATGACTACGGCCTGGAGCTGCTCACGCCCACGCCCTTCCCCTTCGAGGAGGCGCTGCACCCCGCGCTCTTCACCCGCGAGCGTCTGGAGGCGGACGTCCTGGAGAGCGTCAACGTCGGCGAGCTGTCAAAGCGCCAGTTCCGCGACATCGCCCGCATCGCGGGGCTGGTGCTGCCGGGCCTGCCCGGCGCGCGCAAGTCCTCGCGGCAGGTCCAGGCCAGCGCGTCGCTGCTGCACGACGTCTTCATCAAATACGACCCGGACAACCTCCTGCTCGTCCAGGCCCGCCGGGAAGTGCTGGAGCAACAATTCGAGGAGGGGCGCCTGGAACGGACCCTGGAGCGGCTTCAGGCCGCGCCCCTGGAGCTCATCCATGTCCGCCGTCCCACGCCTCTGGGCTTCCCGCTCGTCGTCGAGCGCATCAGCGCGAGCCTGTCGAGCGAGTCCCTGCTGGAGCGGGTGGAGCGATTGAAGGAGCGATGGACGCGCGAAGATGCCAGGTCCACATAG
- a CDS encoding HNH endonuclease — protein MSYAKRRKILGIIETDNTFERADHRGREAWLGKCLHCNAHLWVGLDGEPISRATIEHILPKTAGGTEALTNLGLACARCNQGKGTRHDARYHRDARARELVERLLARRLARWRKPETDEEP, from the coding sequence ATGAGCTACGCCAAGCGCCGCAAGATACTGGGTATCATCGAAACAGATAATACCTTCGAGCGCGCCGACCACCGGGGCCGCGAGGCGTGGCTCGGCAAGTGCTTGCACTGCAACGCGCACTTATGGGTCGGCCTGGATGGCGAGCCGATCAGCCGCGCCACCATCGAGCACATCCTCCCGAAGACGGCCGGGGGCACCGAGGCGCTGACCAACCTGGGCCTGGCCTGCGCCCGGTGCAATCAGGGCAAGGGCACCCGGCATGACGCCCGTTATCACCGGGACGCACGCGCCCGGGAGCTGGTGGAACGGCTTCTGGCCCGGCGCCTCGCGCGCTGGCGGAAGCCGGAGACCGACGAAGAGCCGTGA
- a CDS encoding ATP-dependent DNA ligase, with the protein MRRLADLYETLDQTTSTNAKVEALARYFKEAPPEDAAWALYFLTGQKLKRLIPTKLLVEWTQELTSIPSWLFEEVYASVGDLAEVIALLLDARERPARTEELPLSVWLEQRLLPLRQLDAAGQREQVVSWWHAMPRRELFLLNKMLTGELRVGVSSTLVVRAVAQVAGLPAPSVAHRLMGTWTPSPTFFRQLVSLDVSDGDSSRPYPFYLASPLEQPPGDLGDRAEWQVEWKWDGIRGQLIRRKGSVHLWSRGEELITERFPEIADAAAALPEGTVLDGEVLAYADGKPLPFAMLQRRIGRQKLTPTVLAEAPAAFIAYDMLELGGEDLRGQPLRERRAKLEALLKDLPRLPVSPVVQAATWEDLATARGEARARNVEGFMLKRLESPYLTGRKRGDWWKWKIDPFTVDAVLLYAHPGHGRRSSLYTDYTFAVWNGAELQPVTKAYSGLTDAEIGRLDRWIRAHTREKYGPVRSVEPEQVFELHFEGIQPSPRHKSGVALRFPRIARWRTDKKPQDADTLDSLKELLHASG; encoded by the coding sequence GTGCGGCGACTGGCGGACCTCTACGAAACGCTGGACCAGACCACGTCCACCAACGCCAAGGTGGAAGCGCTCGCGCGCTACTTCAAGGAAGCGCCCCCGGAGGACGCGGCGTGGGCGCTCTACTTCCTCACGGGGCAGAAGCTGAAGCGGCTGATTCCCACGAAGCTGCTGGTGGAGTGGACGCAGGAGCTGACCAGCATCCCCAGCTGGCTCTTCGAGGAGGTCTACGCCTCCGTGGGTGACCTGGCGGAGGTGATTGCCCTGCTGCTGGACGCCCGCGAGCGCCCGGCGCGGACCGAGGAGCTGCCCCTGTCCGTCTGGCTGGAGCAACGCCTGTTGCCGCTGCGTCAACTGGATGCCGCCGGGCAACGCGAGCAGGTGGTGTCCTGGTGGCACGCCATGCCCCGGCGTGAATTGTTCCTGCTCAACAAGATGCTCACCGGTGAGCTGCGGGTGGGCGTGTCCTCCACGCTGGTGGTCCGCGCGGTGGCGCAGGTGGCGGGCCTGCCCGCGCCCAGCGTGGCGCACCGGCTGATGGGGACGTGGACGCCCTCGCCCACCTTCTTCCGGCAGCTCGTGTCCCTGGACGTGTCGGACGGCGACAGCTCCCGGCCCTACCCCTTCTATCTCGCGTCGCCGCTGGAGCAGCCACCAGGAGACCTGGGCGACCGGGCGGAATGGCAGGTGGAGTGGAAATGGGACGGCATCCGGGGCCAGCTCATCCGCCGCAAGGGCAGCGTGCACCTGTGGAGCCGCGGCGAGGAGCTCATCACCGAGCGCTTCCCCGAAATCGCGGACGCCGCCGCCGCGCTACCCGAGGGCACTGTGCTGGACGGCGAGGTGTTGGCCTACGCGGACGGAAAGCCCCTGCCCTTCGCCATGCTCCAGCGGCGCATCGGCCGGCAGAAGCTGACGCCCACGGTGCTGGCCGAAGCCCCCGCGGCCTTCATCGCCTACGACATGCTGGAGCTGGGAGGCGAGGACCTCCGGGGCCAGCCGCTGCGCGAACGGCGCGCGAAGCTAGAGGCGCTGCTGAAGGACCTGCCTCGGCTTCCCGTCTCCCCCGTCGTGCAAGCGGCGACCTGGGAGGACCTGGCCACCGCGCGGGGCGAAGCGCGAGCGCGCAACGTCGAGGGCTTCATGCTCAAGCGCCTGGAATCGCCGTACCTCACCGGGCGCAAGCGGGGCGACTGGTGGAAGTGGAAGATTGACCCGTTCACGGTGGACGCGGTGTTGCTGTACGCGCATCCGGGCCACGGCCGACGCTCGTCGCTATACACCGACTACACCTTCGCGGTGTGGAACGGCGCGGAGCTCCAGCCAGTGACGAAGGCGTACTCCGGCCTGACGGACGCGGAGATTGGCCGGCTGGACCGGTGGATTCGCGCGCACACGCGCGAGAAGTACGGCCCCGTGCGCTCGGTGGAGCCCGAACAGGTCTTCGAGCTGCACTTCGAGGGCATCCAGCCCTCGCCGCGTCACAAGTCGGGCGTCGCGCTGCGCTTCCCCCGAATCGCCCGCTGGCGGACGGACAAGAAGCCGCAGGACGCGGACACGCTGGACTCACTCAAGGAGCTGCTCCATGCCAGCGGGTAG
- a CDS encoding TAT-variant-translocated molybdopterin oxidoreductase — MNTKRDGAPSQDTPSSFALPVVTDRPAAKSDVVGEALEHAAANASPSEPGYGQTYWRSLEEKLGTPDYLEETRPEFPVGADLAPTGFARREFMHLLGASLALAGATACSTRPVDERLLPYTKTPPELVPGNPLHYASGMTLAGHTSGLLITAREGRPVKIEGNPDHPVNQGAAGPWEQAFLLSLYDPSRARVLRQGKSPRALRALREELVNRANKASAGDGGSRVRFLSEPGNSPLTGDLRNRILKKLPNARFHSYTAQTHDTQDEAARALFGGQAVSAIYDFAQADIVLSLDADFLESRPENLGYARQFANRRDPNNGPLNRLYVAEARFSITGGMADHRLRVKSQDVLAVAAAVAQAVGGPAASLAGAAANKASLKSDHNAWVQAVVADLRAARPGRTLVVAGERQPAAVHALAHAINAALGNTGTTVKYVQSSIAEQEGLSQVRALVEDITAGRVDTLVITSWNPVFSVPADTGLKELLDPATNSNRGNLTVLYTGLYEDETSQYADWFVPATHPLETWSDGRSFDGTVAIAQPLIQPLYNGVPESELLAMFLDEPYRPAYQMLRDYWQGRAEGQGDFEARWESWVSDGAIPGTQAAPAQGAPDFGAASALVTGYTAPATSELEINFVYDYKIFDGRFGNNSWLQELPDPITKMTWDNAALLSPETAKRLSLEPGDLAELTYGGRKMTVPVWITPGHADDTVTMSLGYGRDGLHEQVAKAVGFNANAVRTVKAPWFDGGATLAKVRGSYKFSLTQTHWRMENRPLALDMPLSELKNPSIATQHTLHRVKSELKFGVQDNLPAFDYNKGPSNPQGYKWGMAIDLSRCTGCSACVIACQAENNIPVVGKQQVSVSREMQWLRIDRYFEGSESDPRMVMQPVMCVHCEKAPCEYVCPVNATVHSDEGLNDMVYNRCVGTRYCSNNCPYKVRRFNYLHYTADKTATEKMLMNPDVTVRNRGVMEKCTYCVQRIERVRIDARVEKRVINEKELQTACQQTCPTQAITFGSLNDPQQRVTQLHEDERAYKLLHELGTRPRTAHLIRVRNPNPALEPAAPAAANQGSH, encoded by the coding sequence ATGAACACGAAGCGCGACGGCGCCCCGTCGCAGGATACCCCCTCCTCCTTCGCGCTCCCGGTCGTCACGGACCGGCCTGCCGCCAAGTCCGACGTTGTCGGCGAGGCGCTTGAGCACGCAGCCGCCAACGCCTCCCCCTCCGAGCCCGGCTATGGCCAGACGTACTGGCGCAGCCTGGAGGAGAAGCTCGGCACGCCCGACTACCTGGAGGAGACGCGTCCGGAGTTCCCCGTCGGCGCGGACCTGGCTCCCACCGGCTTCGCCCGCCGCGAGTTCATGCACCTGCTGGGTGCCTCGCTGGCGCTGGCCGGCGCCACCGCGTGCAGCACGCGCCCGGTGGATGAGCGCCTCCTGCCGTACACCAAGACGCCTCCCGAGCTCGTCCCGGGCAACCCGCTCCACTACGCGTCCGGTATGACGCTGGCCGGTCACACCTCCGGTCTGCTCATCACCGCCCGCGAGGGTCGCCCCGTGAAGATCGAGGGCAACCCGGACCACCCGGTCAACCAGGGCGCCGCCGGCCCCTGGGAGCAGGCGTTCCTGCTGTCCCTGTATGACCCGAGCCGCGCCCGCGTGCTCCGTCAGGGCAAGAGCCCCCGCGCCCTCCGCGCCCTGCGCGAGGAACTGGTCAACCGCGCCAACAAGGCCTCCGCCGGTGACGGTGGCAGCCGCGTGCGCTTCCTGTCCGAGCCCGGCAACTCGCCGCTGACCGGCGACCTGCGCAACCGCATCCTGAAGAAGCTGCCGAACGCGCGCTTCCACAGCTACACCGCGCAGACGCACGACACGCAGGACGAGGCGGCCCGCGCGCTCTTTGGCGGCCAGGCTGTTTCGGCCATCTACGACTTCGCCCAGGCGGACATCGTCCTGTCGCTGGACGCGGACTTCCTGGAGAGCCGCCCGGAGAACCTGGGCTACGCGCGCCAGTTCGCCAACCGCCGCGACCCGAACAACGGTCCGCTCAACCGGCTCTACGTGGCCGAGGCCCGCTTCTCCATCACCGGCGGCATGGCCGACCACCGCCTGCGCGTGAAGTCGCAGGACGTGCTCGCGGTCGCCGCCGCCGTGGCCCAGGCCGTGGGTGGCCCCGCCGCTTCGCTGGCTGGCGCCGCCGCCAACAAGGCGTCGCTGAAGTCGGACCACAACGCCTGGGTTCAGGCGGTCGTCGCGGACCTGCGCGCCGCGCGTCCGGGCCGCACCCTGGTGGTCGCGGGTGAGCGTCAGCCGGCGGCGGTCCACGCGCTGGCCCACGCCATCAACGCCGCGCTGGGCAACACCGGCACCACGGTGAAGTACGTGCAGTCGTCCATCGCGGAGCAGGAGGGCCTGAGCCAGGTCCGCGCGCTGGTGGAGGACATCACGGCGGGCCGCGTGGACACGCTGGTCATCACCAGCTGGAACCCGGTGTTCTCGGTTCCGGCGGACACGGGTCTTAAGGAGCTGCTGGACCCGGCGACCAACTCCAACCGTGGCAACCTCACCGTTCTCTACACGGGCCTCTACGAGGACGAGACCAGCCAGTACGCCGACTGGTTCGTCCCCGCGACGCACCCGCTGGAGACGTGGAGCGACGGCCGTTCGTTCGACGGCACCGTGGCCATTGCCCAGCCGCTCATCCAGCCGCTCTACAACGGCGTGCCGGAGTCCGAGCTGCTGGCGATGTTCCTCGACGAGCCCTACCGCCCCGCGTACCAGATGCTGCGCGACTACTGGCAGGGTCGGGCCGAGGGCCAGGGTGACTTCGAGGCCCGCTGGGAGAGCTGGGTGTCGGACGGTGCCATCCCCGGCACGCAGGCCGCTCCGGCGCAGGGCGCCCCGGACTTCGGCGCCGCCTCCGCGTTGGTGACGGGCTACACGGCCCCCGCCACGAGCGAGCTCGAGATCAACTTCGTCTACGACTACAAGATCTTCGACGGCCGCTTCGGCAACAACTCCTGGCTGCAGGAGCTCCCGGACCCCATCACCAAGATGACCTGGGACAACGCCGCGCTGCTGAGCCCGGAGACCGCCAAGAGGCTGAGCCTCGAGCCCGGTGACCTGGCGGAGCTGACCTACGGCGGCCGCAAGATGACCGTGCCGGTCTGGATTACGCCGGGCCACGCGGACGACACCGTGACGATGTCGCTGGGCTACGGCCGTGACGGCCTGCACGAACAGGTGGCCAAGGCGGTGGGCTTCAACGCCAACGCGGTGCGCACCGTGAAGGCCCCCTGGTTCGACGGCGGCGCCACGCTCGCCAAGGTGCGCGGCAGCTACAAGTTCAGCCTGACCCAGACGCACTGGCGGATGGAGAACCGCCCGCTGGCGCTGGACATGCCGCTGTCCGAGCTGAAGAACCCGTCCATCGCGACGCAGCACACGCTCCACCGCGTCAAGAGCGAGCTGAAGTTCGGCGTCCAGGACAACCTGCCGGCCTTCGACTACAACAAGGGCCCCAGCAACCCCCAGGGCTACAAGTGGGGCATGGCCATTGACCTGTCCCGCTGCACCGGTTGCAGCGCGTGCGTGATTGCCTGCCAGGCGGAGAACAACATCCCCGTCGTGGGCAAGCAGCAGGTCTCCGTCAGCCGTGAGATGCAGTGGCTGCGCATCGACCGCTACTTCGAGGGCAGCGAGAGCGACCCCCGGATGGTCATGCAGCCGGTGATGTGCGTGCACTGCGAGAAGGCCCCCTGCGAGTACGTCTGCCCGGTGAACGCCACCGTGCACTCGGACGAGGGCCTCAACGACATGGTGTACAACCGCTGCGTCGGCACCCGGTACTGCTCGAACAACTGCCCGTACAAGGTGCGCCGGTTCAACTACCTGCACTACACGGCGGACAAGACGGCCACCGAGAAGATGCTGATGAACCCGGACGTCACCGTCCGCAACCGCGGCGTGATGGAGAAGTGCACGTACTGCGTCCAGCGCATCGAGCGAGTGCGCATCGACGCCCGCGTCGAGAAGCGCGTCATCAATGAGAAGGAGCTGCAGACGGCCTGCCAGCAGACCTGCCCCACGCAGGCCATCACCTTCGGCTCCCTCAACGACCCGCAGCAGCGCGTCACGCAGCTCCATGAGGACGAGCGCGCGTACAAGCTGCTCCACGAGCTGGGCACCCGCCCGCGCACCGCGCACCTCATCCGCGTCCGCAATCCCAACCCCGCCCTCGAGCCCGCCGCGCCCGCCGCTGCGAACCAAGGGAGCCACTAA